From the genome of Scyliorhinus canicula chromosome 20, sScyCan1.1, whole genome shotgun sequence:
caaatcaccaccaccttctcaagggaaagtaggggtgggcaacaactgctggccgagcctgcgatgcccacataccagaagtgaaaaaaaaaggtttgagCAATCAATCAGATTGATGAATTCTCACAAACAAAGCACTTATTAGAAAGATTATTAGCACTAGAAAGTATTATTCACTTTTTAATTATTTTACAGTGAGCAAGTATTGGGACATACACAGGATTAAGATTGaagataaaattttaaaaaataattattttaattatttgCTGAGTTGCTCTCAAGAAGATGGTGGCGAGCCTTCCTCTTTAACTGCTGCTGTCAGTGTGGTGAAGGTCCTTCCCACAATATTattaggtagggagttccaggagttttacTCAAAGGCCACACAGCAAAATATAAAGGTCACAATTTCATTCTTGGGTCTCACAGATGCTGGCAGAAACTTTAACCTCTGTTGGGCAGTTTGTAAGTCACCTGTGTCATTTTAAGATCAAGAATCGGTACTTACGCCTCTTGTTTGAATGTTGCTTGAGTGATTTTATCGTCAAGGGAACCCAATGGGGCCATAACAAAATCTTTTACTCCCAAGGTTTTCAATGCTGAAATGATTCCAAGGCAAGCAATCAACACTGAGCTTCAAAGTCACAGTAATTCATGCGCAACAGACAAAGGTCTTGTACAACTGGGCATGAGAATCCTACCTTCTCTGTACTGCCTTAAAGTTATGTGTCCTTGTTTTGTAGTGTCCAAAATCCCAAACACAGTATCTAAATTTGAATCATCGAACAAGCAAGGGTAGTTCTTTTGAGTCTGTCTGGCAACCTTCAGTAGTTCCAGTTGATCTATTAAAAATTGCACTGGCCTGGCTGCAAATGTGAAAAGAAGTTTAATTTAGTAGTCGTTGCTGTAATTCAGTCATTTTCTTCAAACTAACCAGAGGTAGCTTCCTAGACTTTAAATTGAAATCCAACGAAAGAGCAGCATGGTTACAAGTGGCAAAACAGTCATCCCCGATTTTCCGTTCAGCAGATCACTGTTTTCTATTTTTTGTTCACATACTTGGAAAACAAGCAGGTctccacatcacctgacacactaATCTTTCAAGACCGTTATTTGCCAATTTTGTTCAATGGGAGGGCTTGTGGATTCTGTCTCAACCTCAGTCCTCACTTTAGTCCCACATTCCTGATCTTTAGTCACCCagtgtggagtggggtgggggagcaagAGGGCCCTGGTGGGTGTACACCTGGGCCTGGCAAAGGGGATCACCTACTGGAAAAGGGGTGTGGGGAGCTGATAAGTCTAGCTCCCCGCCATTCTTTCACTCTCTTGTTTGTGCTGAGCCTGCGATGGAGAAAGTGTCCATGCTGTCTGGCATTAATCGGTGGGCACCACAGCATATGCAGTACTAACTAATGACATTATTAACTAGTAacattattaattaaatttataaGCTTCCCTGTTTTAATCCTTTAttagttgtgggggtggggtgtcagAGTGGGGGTGAGGTGTCAATTTGGGGTTTGTGGGTGAAGTGTCAGGGTGGCGGTTTGGgggtgagaggtcagtgtgggttttgggggtgaggggttagtgtgggttttgggggtgagtggtcagtgtgggttttgggggtgtggggtcagtgtgggtttgtgggtgagaggtcagtgtgggttttgggggggtgagaggtcagtgtgggttttgggggtgaggggtcagtgtgggtgaggTCAgtgtgggttttgggggtgaagggtcagtgtgggttttggggggtgaggggtcagtgtggattttgggggtgaggggtcggtgggctttgggggtgagggagaggtatcagggtggggttgggggtgaggagtcacggtgggttttggggggtgagggtggattttgggggtgaggattgggggtcagggtgggttttgggggtgagggatcagggtggggttgggggtgaggagtCACGGTGGGTtttgggggatgatggtgggctttggggggtgaggatgggttttgggggtgaggattgggggtcagggtgggttttgggggtgaggattggGAGTGAGGTGTCAGGGTCTAGTCGAGGCCCCGAGCCCGGGCCGATGCTCCGCCGCCGGGGCCTGCTGTCCGGGATTCTCGGTTCTCACCCGGCCGCTGGTACAGCAACATGCTGGTCAGGTTGTCGATCAGCTCCAGGATCTGGTGCTGGGTCAGGTACTCGGACGCCTCTCGCTCCAGGGGCGACTGCATGGCGACTGAAGGACGCCGTTCCCATGGCAACAGAGCCGGCGGAAACTGTCCGCGCGGGCGGGGCCACTCCTCATCTCCCCATTGACCaatagcgacccccccccccaacccctctcccccaaacatccccacaccccctcctccacaccgcctcccccccaaacccccctccaaacactcccacacccacctccccgccaaacacccccatatcccctccaccaaacccccccccaccccagacacccctcacacccctctccccaacaccccccaaaacccaccaaacaccccctcccccaaacaaccccctcccccccaaacaccccccaccccagacatcccaacctcagccctccccccaacaccccccaccccaaccccccccaaacagccGCCACCCCACACATCCCCAACCCTCAGCCCAACACCCACCAAACAGCCCTCCCAAAtatacccccacccccagacacccccaaacacccccaaccacacccctctccccaacacacccGAACACTCCCACAACACAACCCCAAACACACCCgtccccaaacagccccccccacacaccccctccaccccaaacccctcccccgcaaacaccccctccccagacaccgcCAACCACACCCAAACACCAACACCTTCCCCCCAAAACACCCTCACTGCAACTCACCCAgacaccccccaacacaccctcactgcaactcacccaaacaccccccaactcacccaaacccccccccccccccccccaaccacacccaaACACCACGGAACCCTAACATTGGATGCTCAACTTTAATCCGGGGGGAAGCGCAGAACCGGGGGTTCCCAATTGAGGGCGGGTTTTGGGGACTACTGGAGGGTTCCTCCCTCCAGTATGTAAGGTGGGGGGAGGATCGCCGGATAATATGAGGGGGTGGGTAGGTGGATCGGGTGGGGAAGTATGTGGAGGTGGGAAGGTCAAGTGGGTAGTATGTGGGaatatggggggggaggagagtttgggggtggggagagtcgggggggaggggggggtcaggggcagtgaggggggaaagtca
Proteins encoded in this window:
- the si:dkey-42p14.3 gene encoding EF-hand calcium-binding domain-containing protein 10 gives rise to the protein MQSPLEREASEYLTQHQILELIDNLTSMLLYQRPARPVQFLIDQLELLKVARQTQKNYPCLFDDSNLDTVFGILDTTKQGHITLRQYREALKTLGVKDFVMAPLGSLDDKITQATFKQEAKAGLANACATFRT